The DNA sequence CAAGGAGTGAATGTCTATTCTCAATTTCTCATCATTCATTTGCACTGCTTCTTGTACGATATGCTATGCTGTTTTATTTGCAGTTTTGGTTATAAAATATGCTCATTTTTTTTGTGGTATGTTCATTGACAGAATGTGGATGGTGTAAATTACTTTCACGTGAAAGTTGTTGGGTTATTGTTTGTTGCAACTACAAGAGTTAATACGTCACCTTCCTATGTCTTGGAGCTTTTACAAAGAATTGCTCGTGTTATCAAAGATTACCTTGGCATTCTCAATGAGGACTCATTACGGAAGAACTTTGTGCTTGTGTACGAGTTACTTGATGAAGTTATTGTAAGCAGCCACTTATACTTGATTTGGTGCTTTGCTTATTTCCAGTCCGATATTTTCACAACTGAAGTGCATCATTGTATTAAATTATCATTTGTTCCTGTCTCCccgtttttttcaattttatcttcaCACTTGAGACTGTCTCCccgtttttttcaattttatcttcaCACTTGAGACTCTTTCTCTTTGCTGTTGTATCTTTTTATCAGTATAATTTTTCGGGAAGTTTATGACAGAAGCATTCAATGGATTATAAAGTTATGCTtgcatttttcatttttcaaatgTGCAATAGAAAGTATAAACTTCTGATTGATGTTGTTTTCACTTATCTTTCTTTGGAAGTACAACAATCGAGTATTTGCAAAACTTTTTATGTTTTACCAGTGCTTTGACCTATACTAAATCCCAATCGGTTGTGTATCAAAAGATCATATGGTGACCTGAAAACATTACTTGAACCAGGATTTTGGTTATGTGCAAACAACATCTACCGAATTGTTGAAGTCCTATGTTTTCAATGAGCCACTAGTGGTTGATGCCACACGTATGCCACCTCTTGGACCTGCTACACTTTTTGCGGTACGCTGTTTAATATGTTATACATGAGGAACTTATTAAGTTTTGTAATTATCACTTGAGCATGTGATtttattaattcttaattttGATTATATGCAGCAAGGGACAAAAAGAATGCCTGGGATAGCTGTCACAAAATCAGTGGTTGCAACAGAGCCTGGAGGTAGAAAGAGGGAGGAAATATTTGTAGACATAATTGAGAAAATCAGCATCACTTTTAGCTCTAGTGTGAGTACATACTATTCATATTGCTTCATCTTTGTATGTCTTGCAAAAAGCTTTGTTTATTATTCTCCAGATGCTAACTAAAAAGGAATTGAACCTTCCTAAGGGTGAACCGAGGTTTCGTGGCCACCCCTCTACCCTCCGAAATGTGAACTCCAAGAAGGCTAGGGATTAGTGTTGCTGTGTTGGCATCTGGCCGGCTGATACCGAGGGTTTATGTCTAGTGTACCTAAAAGTAAACAAACCAAAAGGCATAATTGTAGTATGTTCAGGGGGCTGAATATCTGATACTAGATCTCACTCATGACTCAAAGTTCTTCAAACTTATTTTAAATCTAAATAAAGAATCATCAAATTAAGTTAAAATTTGGCATACCAGCAGTGTGCTTTCTCCAGTGTAGAATGGAAGGGCTTTACTCTTTTAATGAAACATAGAATATGAATTCATTTTTTCCTCGTTATGTAATGCTTATATTGCTTAGTTTTGAAGGTGGTTAAGTGCCCACAAGAGCAGAAGCTAGTATTGCAGAGATGAAActgttgtatttaatgagttgACGACAAGGTTTAGAATTAATGTATTAGAGAGGAAGCAAGAATAGCACTTATTAAAGAAAATATGACAAAATATTACCTAATGATGGTTTGGCCTTATGAGGAAAAGGTAGTTGAAGTCCCAGGAAACTTTAATATAAACCATtacaaaaagatatatatatatctgaATGGCAGTTTCGGAAAAAATGAGTTTttaataaacaatagatttgtTTGATAGCACTCTTAGGGAGAAGGCTCTTGCTGCtgtatttttctttatatttgaAGTGCCTCTTAGTGTGATAAGCATTGGTTgcattttcaagttgcttgtttgTCATGTTTTGTTTATCATTCTTAACACTCTTTATGTCATCTGTCAGGGCTATATACTAACTTCTGAGATTGATGGCACCATACAAATGAAGAGCTATCTTTCTGGCAATCCTGAAATTCGATTAGCTCTTAATGATGACCTTGCCATTGGAAGAGGCCAAGGACCTGTTTATGGTATGTTTTTATCAACATTGTTGGATTTCATTTCACAATCTCGGCGCTCCTTCGTTGTTGAACATCCTTGTGTACAATTTCATTCTCTCTtcgttcttttttctttctttctttcttttttccttttttttttcaaacagaaaaccggtttttttttttttttggggggggggggggggagcttGTAAGAACTAAgaagtaattagaattttttgcGTTGGATTTAGATTTGGGCTGTGGAAATAATATATGTTAATATGTTAATTTCATGGGTTTTAATCAACATCTAAATTTTCAGCAGATACGATGATCACCATTTTAATCGTGTTCATTCATAGTTTTGCATAAATATCTTTCTACTTTGGAGGAAATATGATGATTCCATTCCACTGACTTTCTCATTGATTCGATTTCAAGTAGAATAGATTCTTTCTTTTGGTCTTTGAAAACTTTAAATTACATTGATGATTTATGTGACCTGTTTCTAAATCAGGTTATAGGAGTTCAACAGGCTCAGGAGTAGTGGTATTAGATGACTGTAATTTCCATGAATCTGTTCGTCTTGATAGTTTTGAAGTAGACAGAACTCTATCCCTGGTGAGTTCAAAATGAGTCTTTAAAGAATATAAAATTGCTAGCCTATAGAATTACTTTATTAGCCACTTGCCCACTTTCTTGTCATTGTTAAAATTAATGGTTCTCATGCTGCCAATTTAGGTACCACCAGATGGTGAATTTCCTGTCATGAATTACCGTATGACCCAGGAATTCAAGCCTCCTTTCCGTATCAATGCTTTGATTGAAGAAGCAGGGGCCCATAAGGTGTGATCttcaatgtttttatttttttatttttcttattattcttTATCCTTTGGCTTACAGTAATTGAAGGCGTCATTAATGTGTTCTTTTGacttttacttgaacaatagaGCAATTCAATGGTAGCTTGAACAATAATGTTGTCATTATTTCAGATGTCTTTCCTGCAAATTCTTTTTGCACAATTCTATCATTCATCTAATTTTTTAGATATGTTGGAATGTATCGAATTATGAAGATGTATCATAATTCCCCTGATCTCTGTGGGGATCGCAATTCCattgttaaatattttatattccaATGCCAGACATTCTATTTCAaatctcaaaaatcatttatcttcAGGCAGAAGTCATTCTTAAAGTACGTGCCGAGTTTGCATCAAGTATAACTGCAAATACGATCAAAGTGCAGATGCCACTACCAAAATACACCAATAGGTATTATCATGTTCATTCTCAATATCGCTGAATATGTGACCAGATAGTCTCTTTTATAGTGATTTTACATTGCTTTGGTCTAATGCTTGCTTAATGTACACAACCAGTAGCTGTATATATACTCAGAATAAACACATGCCATGTTTTGAAGAAGTGGTCAATAATGTTTAACTATTTCCTTAGAATCTAATGTTATTGATACCACATGATAGTTATAGCTACACTGCAGAACAAATCAGTCACATGCGTACATCCTAACAATAGATAATTTTGGAGTTCGATCAATAAAAAGATTTAACAGGTTCTCCCTGGTGAACATAATCGCATTCCCCTCAGGACCCAGGTTATACCGAAAGAAACTTGGAACACCAATGATAAATTATCTATTAACATGCTTACATACATGACTATTGATATTATCTATGTCGCGTTTGTGATCACTGGGGAAAAGGTAAGGATTACTGCCATGTGACTTCAAAGATCACAGGTTCGATAGAAGCAGCCTCTGCACTTGTAGGGTGTTTAAGGCGCTGATGTTATGTTAAGAATAAGCTATTCGATGGTGGCTGATGAAAGGGTTTACATATAACACTTTGCGTTGATATGGTAGAATTAATGAAATAATCAATAAAGTTTGGAAGGTTGTCATCATGTAACTTGAGCACTTTTCTGTGACATGCTTATTGCTCATTTTGTCCCATTCATGAAATTCGGCTACCTTTGAAAATCAATTCAAATTACCTTACATTTGAAAATATGTATACCATGTATAATAGTTGCTTACGCAAGTTATCTGGAATTTATCAGAGTGAGTTTTGAGCTGGAACCTGGAGCTTCTGGACAAACAACTGATTTCAAGGAGGCAAATAAGAGGCTAGAGTGGAATTTAAAAAAGGCAACAGTTCTTGTCATTT is a window from the Arachis hypogaea cultivar Tifrunner chromosome 17, arahy.Tifrunner.gnm2.J5K5, whole genome shotgun sequence genome containing:
- the LOC112764753 gene encoding AP-4 complex subunit mu, coding for MISQFFVLSQRGDNIVFRDYRGEVPKGSAEIFFRKVKFWEDGGLEEAPPVFNVDGVNYFHVKVVGLLFVATTRVNTSPSYVLELLQRIARVIKDYLGILNEDSLRKNFVLVYELLDEVIDFGYVQTTSTELLKSYVFNEPLVVDATRMPPLGPATLFAQGTKRMPGIAVTKSVVATEPGGRKREEIFVDIIEKISITFSSSGYILTSEIDGTIQMKSYLSGNPEIRLALNDDLAIGRGQGPVYGYRSSTGSGVVVLDDCNFHESVRLDSFEVDRTLSLVPPDGEFPVMNYRMTQEFKPPFRINALIEEAGAHKAEVILKVRAEFASSITANTIKVQMPLPKYTNRVSFELEPGASGQTTDFKEANKRLEWNLKKVVGGCEHTLRAKLSFSQELHGNITKESGPVSMTFTIPMYNASRLQVKYLQIAKKYGTHEPYRWVRYVTQANSYVARI